One window of the Burkholderia ubonensis subsp. mesacidophila genome contains the following:
- a CDS encoding Lrp/AsnC family transcriptional regulator → MSANPRRLDRIDIGILNQLQQNARITNAELARAVNLSATPCFNRVRALEKLGLFKQQVTLLDPEPLGLRINVFIQVSLEKQVEDALQRFEEAISQRPEVMECYLMSGDADYLLRVVMPDMRTLERFIIERLTTIPGVSNIRSSFALKQVRYKTALPLPAAGLTLVDPDEAASDWS, encoded by the coding sequence ATGAGCGCGAATCCCCGGCGGCTCGACCGCATCGACATCGGCATCCTGAACCAGCTCCAGCAGAACGCGCGGATCACGAACGCGGAGCTGGCCCGCGCCGTCAACCTGTCGGCGACGCCGTGCTTCAACCGCGTGCGCGCGCTGGAGAAGCTCGGCCTGTTCAAGCAGCAGGTGACGCTGCTCGACCCCGAGCCGCTCGGCCTGCGGATCAACGTGTTCATCCAGGTGAGCCTCGAGAAGCAGGTCGAGGATGCGCTGCAACGCTTCGAGGAGGCGATCTCGCAGCGGCCCGAGGTGATGGAGTGCTACCTGATGTCGGGCGATGCGGATTACCTGCTGCGCGTCGTGATGCCCGACATGCGCACGCTCGAGCGCTTCATCATCGAGCGGCTGACGACGATTCCGGGCGTGTCGAACATCCGCTCGAGCTTCGCGCTCAAGCAGGTGCGCTACAAGACCGCGCTGCCGCTGCCGGCGGCGGGGCTGACGCTCGTCGATCCGGACGAGGCGGCGTCGGACTGGAGTTGA
- a CDS encoding GNAT family N-acetyltransferase codes for MEILIRAYTPSDLHRLSAIWFDASMHAHPFLGEARLREQQALVENVYLPDAETWVAWCGGAPAGFIGLLDTSIGGLFVAPAMHGRGIGRALVAHALTLKGALDLEVYADNPGARAFYERLGFEEVSRRDEDDDGLPFANIRMRSAA; via the coding sequence ATGGAAATCCTGATTCGCGCCTACACACCATCCGACCTGCACCGGCTGTCGGCCATCTGGTTCGACGCGTCGATGCACGCGCATCCGTTCCTCGGCGAGGCGCGCCTGCGGGAGCAGCAGGCGCTCGTCGAGAACGTCTATCTGCCCGACGCGGAAACCTGGGTCGCGTGGTGCGGCGGCGCGCCGGCCGGCTTCATCGGCTTGCTCGACACGTCGATCGGCGGCCTGTTCGTGGCCCCGGCGATGCACGGCCGCGGCATCGGCCGCGCGCTGGTCGCGCATGCGCTGACGCTCAAGGGCGCGCTCGATCTGGAGGTGTATGCGGACAACCCCGGCGCCCGCGCGTTCTATGAACGGCTCGGTTTCGAGGAAGTCTCGCGGCGCGACGAAGACGACGACGGCTTGCCGTTCGCGAACATCCGGATGCGCTCGGCGGCCTGA
- a CDS encoding porin: MKTKLTALTVTAAFASPVFAQSSVTLYGVIDEGLNYTNNVGAGHVYEMASGYAQGSRWGLKGNEDLGGGLKALFQLENGFDVNTGRLNQGGRMFGRQAYVGLSHARYGTLTLGRQYDSVVDYLAPTTANGNWGGYLLAHPFDNDNTDNSFRLDNTVKYASPNFNGFQFGGAYSFSNGTNFADNRAYSFGAQYQNGGLLVGAAYLQANNPGNGSAGAITANDASYIAARMRVFGAGVNYTFGPATVGFAYTNSNYKNPTGNGYLGTPGAIIAPGTTVSAIKYQNFEVNGAYQITPAFMVGAQYVLSIEKYDSSARNAKPKIHSVGLMADYNLSKRTDVYLQAAYQHIAGDKTNSILDQAFIPGTDAPSSTANQVAVRLALRHKF, translated from the coding sequence ATGAAAACGAAACTGACGGCGCTCACCGTGACGGCCGCCTTCGCGTCGCCCGTGTTCGCCCAAAGCAGCGTCACGCTATACGGCGTGATCGACGAGGGCCTCAACTACACGAACAACGTCGGCGCCGGCCACGTCTACGAGATGGCCAGCGGCTATGCGCAGGGCAGCCGCTGGGGCCTGAAGGGGAACGAGGATCTGGGCGGCGGCCTGAAGGCGCTGTTCCAGCTCGAGAACGGCTTCGACGTCAACACCGGCCGCCTGAACCAGGGCGGCCGGATGTTCGGCCGCCAGGCCTACGTCGGCCTGAGCCACGCCCGGTACGGCACGCTGACGCTCGGCCGGCAATACGACTCCGTCGTCGACTATCTCGCGCCGACGACGGCGAACGGCAACTGGGGCGGCTACCTGCTCGCGCATCCGTTCGACAACGACAACACCGACAACTCGTTCCGGCTCGACAACACGGTGAAGTACGCGAGCCCGAACTTCAACGGCTTCCAGTTCGGCGGCGCATACAGCTTCAGCAACGGCACGAACTTCGCGGACAACCGCGCGTACAGCTTCGGCGCGCAATACCAGAACGGCGGCCTGCTCGTCGGCGCGGCCTACCTGCAGGCGAACAATCCGGGCAACGGCTCGGCCGGCGCGATCACCGCGAACGACGCGAGCTACATCGCGGCGCGCATGCGCGTGTTCGGCGCGGGCGTCAACTACACGTTCGGGCCCGCGACCGTCGGCTTCGCGTACACGAATTCAAACTACAAGAACCCGACCGGCAACGGCTATCTCGGCACGCCGGGCGCGATCATCGCGCCGGGCACGACGGTCAGCGCGATCAAGTACCAGAACTTCGAGGTGAACGGCGCGTATCAGATCACGCCGGCGTTCATGGTCGGCGCGCAGTACGTGCTGTCGATCGAGAAATACGATTCGTCGGCCCGCAACGCGAAACCGAAGATCCATTCGGTCGGGCTGATGGCCGACTACAACCTGTCCAAGCGCACCGACGTCTATCTGCAGGCGGCGTATCAGCACATCGCCGGCGACAAGACGAACTCGATCCTCGACCAGGCGTTCATCCCCGGCACCGACGCGCCGTCGTCGACCGCGAACCAGGTCGCCGTGCGCCTCGCGCTGCGCCACAAGTTCTGA
- a CDS encoding ABC transporter substrate-binding protein, protein MQIRRLKTVLLAAAAILSAPAAHAAGGACGDGKTVHFAGITWESGSFATEVLRQIMEKGYGCKTDVVPGSTAATETALARNDLQIWAEQWTGRSEITAKAVASGAVKLIGDTLPGGTKEGWFVPEYVVKGDPARNIKPVAPGHASVGDLPKFKQVFADEEEPDKGRFLNCPTGWDCERVNSRLLRVLKLDQSYTNFHPGTGAALDAAIASAYQRGAPIVFYYWGPAALMAKYKFVALKMPAYNEACWKTLRDESSTHQCASSYMVSHLTVGVSKPFADANPELVAMFEKVRFPMDFLNQTILDMTTKKIDGAAMATQFLRTHPDMWKQWVPNDVAQKIAGGLKGA, encoded by the coding sequence ATGCAGATTCGACGACTGAAGACAGTCCTTCTCGCCGCCGCGGCGATCCTGTCGGCGCCCGCGGCTCACGCGGCCGGCGGCGCGTGCGGGGACGGCAAGACGGTCCATTTCGCGGGAATCACGTGGGAAAGTGGGTCGTTCGCGACCGAAGTGCTGCGCCAGATCATGGAGAAGGGCTACGGCTGCAAGACCGACGTCGTGCCGGGCAGCACCGCCGCGACGGAAACCGCGCTCGCGCGCAACGATCTGCAGATCTGGGCCGAACAGTGGACGGGCCGCAGCGAGATCACCGCGAAGGCGGTCGCGTCGGGCGCGGTGAAGCTGATCGGCGACACGCTGCCGGGCGGCACGAAGGAAGGCTGGTTCGTGCCGGAATACGTGGTCAAGGGCGATCCGGCCCGCAACATCAAGCCGGTCGCGCCGGGGCACGCGTCGGTCGGCGACCTGCCGAAGTTCAAGCAGGTGTTCGCGGATGAGGAGGAGCCGGACAAGGGCCGCTTCCTGAACTGCCCGACGGGCTGGGACTGCGAACGCGTGAACTCGCGCCTGTTGCGCGTGCTGAAGCTCGACCAGTCGTATACGAACTTCCACCCGGGCACCGGCGCCGCGCTCGACGCGGCGATCGCGTCCGCGTACCAGCGCGGCGCGCCGATCGTGTTCTATTACTGGGGGCCGGCCGCGCTGATGGCGAAGTACAAGTTCGTCGCGCTGAAGATGCCTGCCTATAACGAAGCCTGCTGGAAGACGCTGCGCGACGAGAGCAGCACGCACCAGTGCGCGTCGTCGTACATGGTGTCGCACCTGACGGTCGGCGTGTCGAAGCCGTTCGCCGACGCGAACCCCGAGCTCGTCGCGATGTTCGAGAAGGTCCGCTTCCCGATGGACTTCCTGAACCAGACGATCCTCGACATGACGACGAAGAAGATCGATGGCGCAGCGATGGCGACGCAGTTCCTGCGCACCCATCCGGACATGTGGAAGCAGTGGGTGCCGAACGACGTCGCGCAGAAGATCGCCGGCGGCCTGAAGGGTGCGTAA
- a CDS encoding ABC transporter permease, with protein sequence MNGFFLQLSIADWVNSALETFVARYGDSFHHFSVLMLRYLLVPLEGALRAALPWLVLLAVGAIAWNATRRASLGALFMLLLYAIGCFGLWDKLMQTLALMLVATVLSVVLGVPAGILASRSPLLRRMLLPVLDVMQTLPSFVYLIPVLMLFGLGKVPAILATIIYALPPLIRLTDLGIRQVDPDVTEAARAFGTTRWQLLVNVQLPLARPSIMAGINQTTMMALSMVVIASMIGSRGLGEDVLAGIQTMDVGKGTQAGIAIVILAIVIDRISQGFGQERRARRRLAQQRRQKGASRVPYRLPRKASSSGVDSNQPAQSS encoded by the coding sequence ATGAACGGCTTCTTCCTGCAACTGTCGATCGCCGACTGGGTCAACAGCGCGCTCGAGACATTCGTCGCGCGGTACGGCGACAGTTTTCATCATTTCAGCGTGTTGATGCTGCGCTACCTGCTCGTGCCGCTCGAAGGCGCGCTGCGCGCGGCGCTGCCGTGGCTCGTGCTGCTCGCGGTCGGCGCGATCGCCTGGAACGCGACGCGCCGCGCGAGCCTCGGCGCGCTGTTCATGCTGCTGCTCTACGCGATCGGCTGCTTCGGCCTGTGGGACAAGCTGATGCAGACGCTCGCGCTGATGCTCGTCGCGACGGTGCTGTCGGTCGTGCTCGGCGTGCCGGCCGGGATTCTCGCGTCGCGCAGCCCGTTGCTGCGCCGGATGCTGCTGCCGGTGCTCGACGTGATGCAGACGCTGCCGAGCTTCGTCTACCTGATTCCGGTGCTGATGCTGTTCGGCCTCGGCAAGGTGCCCGCGATTCTCGCGACGATCATCTACGCGCTGCCGCCGCTGATCCGCCTGACCGACCTCGGCATCCGCCAGGTCGATCCCGACGTGACCGAGGCCGCGCGCGCGTTCGGCACGACGCGCTGGCAGCTGCTCGTCAACGTGCAGCTGCCGCTGGCGCGGCCGAGCATCATGGCGGGCATCAACCAGACGACGATGATGGCGCTGTCGATGGTCGTGATCGCATCGATGATCGGCTCGCGCGGGCTCGGCGAGGACGTGCTCGCAGGCATCCAGACGATGGACGTCGGCAAGGGCACGCAGGCCGGCATCGCGATCGTGATCCTCGCGATCGTGATCGACCGGATCAGCCAGGGCTTCGGCCAGGAGCGCCGCGCGCGCCGGCGGCTCGCGCAGCAGCGGCGGCAGAAGGGGGCGTCGCGCGTGCCGTACCGGCTGCCGCGCAAGGCGTCGTCGTCCGGCGTCGACTCGAATCAACCGGCGCAATCGTCCTAG
- a CDS encoding quaternary amine ABC transporter ATP-binding protein, with protein MATIDVKHVYKLFGPEAAHARVLDLLRAGRRKADVLAETGCNVGLNDVSLSIATGEIFVIMGLSGSGKSTLVRHFNRLIEPTAGEIVIDGSDVIRLDPHGLRELRRYKVSMVFQNFGLLPHQTVLDNAAYALRTRGEKRHDALDAARNWLSKVGLDGYADHYPDELSGGMRQRVGLARALAADTDVLLMDEAFSALDPLIRTEMQDQLLELQATLNKTIVFITHDLDEALRIGNRIAILRDGTLVQVGTPDDILSRPADDYVRRFVEKRTGVN; from the coding sequence ATGGCGACCATCGACGTCAAGCACGTCTACAAACTGTTCGGCCCGGAAGCCGCGCACGCACGCGTGCTCGACCTGCTGCGCGCCGGCCGGCGCAAGGCCGACGTGCTGGCCGAAACGGGCTGCAACGTCGGGCTCAACGACGTGAGCCTCAGCATCGCGACCGGCGAGATCTTCGTGATCATGGGGCTGTCCGGCTCGGGCAAGTCGACGCTGGTGCGGCACTTCAACCGGCTGATCGAACCGACGGCCGGCGAGATCGTGATCGACGGCAGCGACGTCATCAGGCTCGACCCGCACGGGCTGCGCGAGCTGCGGCGCTACAAGGTCAGCATGGTGTTCCAGAACTTCGGGCTGCTGCCGCACCAGACCGTGCTCGACAACGCAGCGTATGCGCTGCGCACGCGCGGCGAGAAGCGACACGACGCGCTCGATGCCGCGCGCAACTGGCTGTCGAAGGTCGGGCTCGACGGTTACGCCGACCATTACCCGGACGAGCTGTCGGGCGGCATGCGGCAGCGCGTAGGCCTGGCGCGTGCGCTGGCCGCGGACACCGACGTGCTGCTGATGGACGAGGCGTTCTCCGCGCTCGATCCGCTGATCCGCACCGAGATGCAGGACCAGTTGCTCGAGCTGCAGGCGACGCTGAACAAGACCATCGTGTTCATCACGCACGATCTCGACGAGGCGCTGCGGATCGGCAACCGGATCGCGATCCTGCGCGACGGCACGCTCGTGCAGGTCGGCACGCCGGACGACATCCTGTCGCGGCCGGCGGATGACTACGTGCGGCGGTTCGTCGAGAAGCGCACAGGCGTGAACTGA
- a CDS encoding C39 family peptidase: MRQAAAVWMAALACALAGAAAQADEMTVVDPAGAGFAMHVTSLKEARFKRTVKQQFDFSCGSAAVATLLTYQYDYPMTEQTAFAQMWENGNQEKIRRQGFSLLDIRRFLEAHGFVADGYELPLQTLARTHTPAIVLITEHGYHHFVVVKGLRNGRVLVGDPATGTRPISLASFEQKWEDHVIFVIHNKPELAVFNDPRDWRVAPSAPLYTGINRDGLYNVVMPKHGPSDF; the protein is encoded by the coding sequence ATGAGACAGGCTGCCGCGGTGTGGATGGCGGCGCTCGCGTGCGCGCTGGCGGGCGCGGCTGCGCAGGCGGACGAGATGACCGTCGTCGATCCGGCCGGCGCCGGCTTCGCGATGCACGTCACGAGTCTCAAGGAAGCGCGTTTCAAGCGCACCGTGAAGCAGCAGTTCGACTTCAGCTGCGGGTCGGCCGCCGTCGCGACGCTGCTGACTTACCAGTACGACTATCCGATGACCGAGCAGACCGCGTTCGCCCAGATGTGGGAGAACGGTAATCAGGAGAAGATTCGCCGGCAGGGATTCTCGCTGCTCGACATCCGGCGCTTTCTCGAGGCGCACGGCTTCGTCGCGGACGGCTACGAGCTGCCGCTGCAGACGCTCGCCAGGACGCACACGCCGGCGATCGTGCTGATCACCGAGCACGGCTATCACCATTTCGTGGTCGTGAAGGGGCTGCGCAACGGGCGTGTGCTCGTCGGCGATCCGGCCACCGGCACGCGGCCGATTTCGCTGGCGAGTTTCGAGCAGAAGTGGGAAGACCATGTGATTTTCGTGATCCACAACAAGCCCGAACTTGCGGTGTTCAACGACCCGCGCGACTGGCGCGTCGCGCCCAGCGCGCCGCTCTACACCGGCATCAACCGCGATGGCCTGTACAACGTCGTGATGCCGAAGCACGGACCGAGCGACTTTTGA
- a CDS encoding acetate kinase, which yields MKRMPFRHIRAITYASVLLFQAEAHAQSLDAQSTQENISALRREVDHHLQELDALKRKLADEEANLSRLSRALDARELAVKRGAGNGDAGGTAPQTDAATAAGAPGPDPGSGNVQSVSPPAPSQPVGQAPVPDTAPPPVAPIFDQPGVLTPKHKFVVEPSFQFSYSSSNRVALVGYTIIPALLIGLIDVREVKTTTLTAAVAARYGITNRMEVEVRIPYVYSTNDTVSREIFTGSAQDNTFNSHGNGLGDVEMTLRYQFNNGGPDKFYYIGWLRFKTATGKSPFDVVTDCVTRCVGNTTGTGLPLEQPTGSGFYAIQPGLTWLFPSDPVVFFGNFSYLHSFGRDNLSLTILNGQKAFVGSVQPGDIWGFNIGMGLALNEKASVSLGYDQSIVLPTKENGQTVPGSVRVILGTLLIGYSYRLSPKTTLNLSIGAGLTRDTPDVAMTLRVPIAF from the coding sequence GTGAAGCGCATGCCATTTCGCCACATCCGTGCCATCACCTATGCAAGCGTGCTGCTCTTTCAAGCCGAGGCGCACGCGCAGTCGCTCGACGCCCAGTCGACTCAGGAGAACATCTCCGCGCTGCGCCGGGAAGTCGATCACCATCTGCAGGAACTGGACGCGCTCAAGCGCAAACTGGCCGATGAAGAAGCGAATCTCTCGCGCCTGAGCCGGGCGCTCGACGCCCGCGAGCTTGCGGTCAAACGTGGCGCGGGTAACGGCGACGCCGGTGGCACGGCGCCGCAGACCGACGCCGCAACGGCAGCCGGCGCCCCCGGCCCCGATCCCGGCTCCGGCAACGTGCAATCCGTCTCCCCCCCTGCGCCGAGCCAGCCGGTCGGCCAGGCGCCCGTGCCGGACACCGCGCCGCCGCCCGTCGCGCCGATCTTCGATCAGCCCGGCGTGCTGACGCCCAAGCACAAGTTCGTCGTCGAGCCGTCGTTCCAGTTCAGCTATTCATCGTCGAACCGCGTCGCACTCGTCGGCTACACGATCATCCCGGCGCTGCTGATCGGCCTGATCGACGTGCGGGAAGTCAAGACGACCACGCTGACGGCCGCGGTCGCAGCGCGCTACGGGATCACCAACCGGATGGAAGTCGAAGTCCGCATCCCCTACGTGTACTCGACGAACGACACGGTCAGCCGCGAGATCTTCACCGGTTCCGCCCAGGACAACACGTTCAACAGCCACGGCAACGGGCTCGGCGACGTCGAAATGACGCTGCGCTACCAGTTCAACAACGGCGGGCCCGACAAGTTCTATTACATCGGCTGGCTCCGCTTCAAGACCGCCACCGGCAAGAGCCCGTTCGACGTCGTCACCGACTGCGTCACGCGCTGCGTCGGCAACACTACCGGCACCGGCCTGCCGCTCGAGCAGCCGACCGGCTCCGGCTTCTACGCGATCCAGCCGGGCCTCACCTGGCTCTTTCCGTCCGATCCGGTGGTGTTCTTCGGCAACTTCAGCTATCTGCACAGCTTCGGCCGCGACAACTTGAGTCTCACGATCCTCAACGGGCAGAAGGCCTTCGTCGGCAGCGTGCAGCCCGGCGACATCTGGGGCTTCAACATCGGCATGGGCCTCGCGCTGAACGAGAAGGCGTCGGTCAGCCTCGGCTACGACCAGAGCATCGTGCTGCCCACGAAGGAGAACGGCCAGACGGTGCCGGGCTCGGTGCGCGTGATCCTCGGCACGCTGCTGATCGGCTACTCGTACCGGCTGTCGCCGAAGACCACGCTGAACCTGTCGATCGGCGCGGGCCTCACGCGCGACACGCCGGACGTGGCCATGACGCTGCGCGTGCCGATTGCGTTCTGA
- a CDS encoding 6,7-dimethyl-8-ribityllumazine synthase has translation MTQISSLSQTASRRIAFIQSCWHKEIVDQCRAAFVSELSDANMGSDCDFFEVAGAFEIPLHAKLLAKTGKYAAIACAGLVVDGGIYRHEFVAQAVISGLMQVQLETEVVVLSAVLTPHHFHGSGEHVNFFHEHFVVKGAELARACVDTVGKVATLKGESALLAMKPAA, from the coding sequence ATGACCCAGATTTCCAGCCTTTCCCAAACCGCTTCCCGTCGTATCGCTTTCATCCAGTCTTGCTGGCACAAGGAGATCGTGGACCAGTGTCGAGCCGCGTTTGTCTCGGAACTGAGCGATGCGAACATGGGTTCGGACTGCGACTTCTTCGAAGTGGCGGGTGCTTTCGAGATTCCGTTGCACGCAAAGCTGCTCGCGAAAACGGGCAAGTATGCGGCCATCGCCTGTGCCGGGCTGGTCGTCGATGGCGGCATCTACCGCCATGAGTTCGTCGCTCAAGCCGTGATTTCCGGGCTGATGCAGGTCCAGCTCGAAACCGAAGTCGTCGTGCTGTCGGCGGTGTTGACCCCGCATCATTTTCACGGCTCGGGCGAACACGTCAACTTCTTCCACGAGCACTTCGTCGTGAAGGGCGCGGAGCTTGCGCGCGCATGCGTCGACACGGTCGGCAAAGTCGCCACGTTGAAAGGGGAGTCTGCGCTTCTCGCCATGAAGCCGGCCGCGTGA
- a CDS encoding cupin domain-containing protein — protein MRAEACPPAARTTSFTVPAPLRDPDGNRDTHTHSILQIIPTRPFRVCLIGILSWLSYVRYSFASNCHSLPNGSVGAGNGEVLVRGRHKESRMKSRQFSIAVLVVAACLAAPPTGWTQSAGHVMIVTPDELKWADLPLVPGAQIAVLEGKMDKKGPIVARVRFPANAKVAPHWHPNVERVTVLSGMLNYGMGDTLDPEKSRPLGPGSMIVMPARMHHFAWTSEETVVQLNVIGPWGIVYVNPADDPRKK, from the coding sequence GTGCGTGCCGAGGCCTGTCCGCCTGCGGCACGCACGACGTCATTCACGGTGCCCGCACCATTGCGCGATCCGGACGGGAATCGCGACACGCACACGCATTCCATTCTTCAGATCATCCCGACCCGGCCTTTCCGGGTTTGTCTCATTGGCATCTTGTCGTGGCTCTCCTATGTTCGATACAGCTTCGCGTCGAACTGCCATTCGCTGCCGAACGGCAGCGTCGGTGCGGGAAACGGCGAAGTCCTGGTACGTGGCCGTCACAAGGAGAGCAGAATGAAAAGCAGACAATTCTCGATTGCCGTGCTGGTTGTCGCGGCCTGTCTGGCCGCTCCGCCGACGGGATGGACGCAGTCGGCAGGCCACGTGATGATCGTGACGCCCGACGAGCTCAAATGGGCCGATCTTCCGCTGGTGCCTGGCGCACAGATCGCGGTTCTCGAAGGAAAGATGGACAAGAAGGGGCCGATCGTCGCACGCGTCAGATTTCCGGCCAATGCGAAGGTGGCGCCGCACTGGCATCCGAACGTCGAACGGGTCACGGTGCTGTCCGGCATGCTCAACTACGGGATGGGCGACACCCTCGACCCGGAGAAATCGCGACCGCTCGGGCCCGGCAGCATGATCGTGATGCCGGCCAGGATGCACCACTTCGCGTGGACCAGCGAAGAAACCGTGGTCCAGCTGAACGTGATCGGGCCGTGGGGGATCGTGTATGTGAACCCGGCGGACGATCCGAGAAAGAAGTGA
- a CDS encoding LysR family transcriptional regulator gives MKMLDHDVLATVVAVAETGNMTRAAEAVNRSQSAVSMQIKSLEDALGRPLFMRRPRSIVLTREGEVLLGFARRMLALRDEAWAAVVRPEVTGKVVIGVPDDYASSLLPSVLKKFSASYPKVEIQVIGLPSSALAPLLKDGTVDLVCGTRVKGLSGDFVRHEPMAWAAMTNGPRVWEERPLPIAVFMPGSVARENAIRSLERAKVPYRTSYESPSLLGLISMVEAGLAVAPLARCAIPAQLTVLGRSHGLPDLPPLEMILARSTKSKRPPCDFLAEQIMEDLQRQTGQAGDA, from the coding sequence ATGAAGATGCTCGATCACGACGTGCTCGCCACCGTCGTCGCGGTCGCCGAGACCGGCAACATGACCCGGGCCGCCGAAGCCGTGAACCGCTCGCAATCCGCCGTCAGCATGCAGATCAAGAGCCTCGAGGACGCGCTGGGGCGGCCGCTGTTCATGCGCCGGCCGCGCAGCATCGTGCTGACGCGCGAGGGCGAGGTGCTGCTGGGCTTCGCGCGGCGCATGCTGGCGCTGCGCGACGAGGCGTGGGCCGCCGTGGTGCGGCCGGAGGTGACCGGCAAGGTGGTGATCGGCGTGCCGGACGACTATGCGTCGTCGCTTCTTCCCTCAGTGCTTAAGAAATTCTCGGCGTCGTATCCGAAGGTCGAGATCCAGGTGATCGGGCTGCCGAGCAGCGCGCTCGCGCCGCTGCTCAAGGACGGCACCGTCGATCTCGTGTGCGGCACGCGCGTGAAGGGCCTGTCCGGCGATTTCGTGCGTCACGAGCCGATGGCGTGGGCCGCGATGACCAACGGGCCGCGCGTGTGGGAGGAGCGGCCGCTGCCGATCGCGGTGTTCATGCCCGGCAGCGTCGCGCGCGAGAACGCGATCCGCAGCCTCGAACGCGCGAAGGTGCCGTACCGCACCTCGTATGAAAGCCCGAGCCTGCTCGGGCTGATCAGCATGGTGGAAGCGGGGCTCGCAGTCGCGCCGCTCGCGCGCTGCGCGATTCCCGCGCAACTGACGGTGCTCGGCCGCTCGCACGGGCTGCCCGACCTGCCGCCGCTCGAGATGATCCTCGCGCGCAGCACGAAATCGAAGCGCCCGCCGTGCGACTTCCTCGCCGAGCAGATCATGGAGGATCTGCAGCGGCAGACGGGGCAGGCCGGCGACGCGTAA